From one Streptococcus oralis genomic stretch:
- a CDS encoding branched-chain amino acid aminotransferase has protein sequence MTVAIDWENLGFAYMKLPYRYIAHYKNGQWDQGELTEDATLHISESSPSLHYGQQAFEGLKAYRTKDGSVQLFRPDENAKRLQRTCDRLLMPQVPTEMFVEACKAVVRANEEYVPPYGTGGTLYLRPLLIGVGDIIGVKPAEDYIFTIFAMPVGNYFKGGLVPTNFLIQDEFDRAAPNGTGAAKVGGNYAASLLPGKMAKSRQFSDVIYLDPSTHTKIEEVGSANFFGITADNEFVTPLSPSILPSITKYSLLYLAEHRLGLTPIEGDVPIDNLDRFVEAGACGTAAVISPIGGIQHGDDFHVFYSETEVGPVTRKLYDELTGIQFGDVEAPEGWIVKVD, from the coding sequence ATGACAGTTGCAATTGATTGGGAAAATCTTGGTTTTGCTTATATGAAATTACCTTACCGTTATATCGCTCACTACAAAAATGGTCAATGGGATCAAGGAGAATTGACAGAGGATGCAACCTTGCATATTTCAGAGTCTTCTCCAAGTCTCCACTATGGACAGCAAGCATTTGAGGGATTGAAAGCCTATCGTACCAAGGACGGCAGTGTTCAACTGTTCCGTCCTGACGAAAATGCCAAGCGTTTGCAACGTACTTGTGACCGTCTTTTGATGCCACAAGTTCCGACAGAAATGTTTGTAGAAGCTTGTAAAGCAGTTGTGCGGGCAAATGAAGAATACGTCCCACCATATGGAACAGGTGGAACCCTTTATCTCCGTCCACTTTTGATTGGTGTTGGAGATATTATCGGGGTAAAACCTGCAGAGGATTACATTTTCACTATCTTTGCCATGCCAGTTGGCAACTACTTTAAAGGTGGCTTGGTTCCAACTAATTTCTTGATTCAAGATGAATTTGACCGTGCAGCTCCGAATGGTACAGGTGCGGCCAAGGTAGGTGGAAACTATGCTGCTAGTCTCCTCCCAGGTAAAATGGCCAAGTCACGCCAATTTTCAGATGTTATCTACTTAGACCCATCTACACATACAAAGATTGAAGAAGTCGGATCAGCCAACTTCTTTGGAATCACGGCAGACAATGAATTTGTTACACCACTGAGTCCATCCATCTTGCCATCCATTACCAAGTACTCTTTGCTTTACTTGGCAGAACACCGCTTGGGCTTAACTCCGATTGAAGGTGATGTCCCAATCGATAATTTGGATCGTTTTGTAGAGGCAGGTGCCTGCGGTACAGCAGCAGTTATTTCTCCAATTGGAGGTATCCAACATGGCGATGATTTCCATGTTTTCTACAGTGAAACAGAAGTAGGTCCTGTTACACGTAAACTCTATGATGAATTGACTGGTATCCAATTTGGTGATGTAGAAGCGCCTGAAGGATGGATTGTCAAAGTGGACTAA
- a CDS encoding DUF2969 domain-containing protein → MSKKDKKIEIQLTDAKVAVGKDSYEGYVLTIGKKVIGEIAELDSQFAIIKNGNVDSFYKKLEKAVEILIENYNLTK, encoded by the coding sequence ATGAGTAAAAAAGATAAGAAAATTGAAATCCAATTAACCGATGCAAAAGTGGCTGTTGGAAAAGACAGCTATGAAGGATACGTTTTGACGATCGGGAAAAAGGTTATTGGGGAAATTGCCGAATTAGATAGCCAATTTGCCATCATAAAGAATGGAAATGTCGATAGTTTTTATAAAAAACTTGAAAAAGCTGTGGAAATTTTGATTGAAAACTATAATTTGACAAAATAA
- the rpsA gene encoding 30S ribosomal protein S1, whose product MNEFEDLLNSVSQVEPGDVVSAEVLTVDATQANVAISGTGVEGVLTLRELTNDRDADINDFVKVGEVLDVLVLRQVVGKDTDTVTYLVSKKRLEARKAWDKLVGREEEVVTVKGTRAVKGGLSVEFEGVRGFIPASMLDTRFVRNTERFVGQEFDAKIKEVDPKENRFILSRREVVEAATAAARAEVFGKLAVGDVVTGKVARITSFGAFIDLGGVDGLVHLTELSHERNVSPKSVVTVGEEIEVKILDLNEEEGRVSLSLKATTPGPWDGVEQKLAKGDVVEGTVKRLTDFGAFVEVLPGIDGLVHVSQISHKRIENPKEALTVGQEVTVKVLDVNADAERVSLSIKALEERPAQEEGQKEEKRAARPRRPKRQEKRDFELPETQTGFSMADLFGDIEL is encoded by the coding sequence ATGAACGAATTTGAAGATTTGCTAAATAGCGTTAGCCAAGTTGAGCCTGGTGATGTTGTTAGTGCTGAAGTATTGACAGTTGATGCGACTCAAGCTAACGTTGCAATCTCTGGGACTGGTGTTGAAGGTGTCTTGACTCTTCGCGAATTGACAAACGATCGCGATGCAGATATCAATGACTTTGTGAAAGTAGGAGAAGTATTGGATGTTCTTGTACTTCGTCAAGTAGTTGGTAAAGATACTGATACAGTTACATACCTTGTATCTAAAAAACGCCTTGAAGCTCGCAAAGCATGGGACAAACTTGTAGGACGCGAAGAAGAAGTTGTTACTGTTAAAGGAACTCGTGCCGTTAAAGGTGGACTTTCAGTAGAATTTGAAGGTGTTCGTGGATTTATCCCAGCTTCAATGTTGGATACTCGTTTCGTACGTAACACTGAGCGTTTCGTAGGTCAAGAATTTGATGCTAAAATCAAAGAAGTTGATCCTAAAGAAAACCGCTTCATCCTTTCACGTCGTGAAGTTGTTGAAGCAGCTACTGCAGCAGCTCGTGCTGAAGTATTCGGTAAATTGGCTGTTGGTGATGTCGTAACTGGTAAAGTTGCTCGTATCACTAGCTTTGGTGCTTTCATCGACCTTGGTGGTGTTGACGGATTGGTTCACTTGACTGAATTGTCACACGAACGTAACGTATCACCTAAATCAGTTGTAACTGTTGGTGAAGAAATTGAAGTGAAGATCCTTGATCTTAACGAAGAAGAAGGTCGCGTATCACTTTCACTTAAAGCAACAACACCTGGACCATGGGATGGCGTTGAGCAAAAATTGGCTAAAGGTGATGTAGTAGAAGGAACAGTTAAACGTTTGACTGACTTCGGTGCATTTGTTGAAGTATTGCCAGGTATCGATGGACTTGTTCACGTATCACAAATTTCACACAAACGTATCGAAAATCCAAAAGAAGCTCTTACTGTTGGTCAAGAAGTTACTGTTAAAGTACTTGATGTTAACGCTGACGCAGAACGTGTATCACTTTCTATCAAAGCTCTTGAAGAACGTCCAGCTCAAGAAGAAGGACAAAAAGAAGAAAAACGTGCTGCTCGTCCACGTCGTCCAAAACGTCAAGAAAAACGTGATTTCGAACTTCCAGAAACACAAACAGGATTCTCAATGGCTGACTTGTTCGGTGATATCGAACTTTAA
- a CDS encoding GAF domain-containing protein, translating to MLDSEKQSQYQLLNEELSYLLEGESNVLANLSNASALLKSRFPNTVFAGFYLFDGNELILGPFQGGVSCIRIPLGKGVCGEAAEFQETVLVGDVSTYPNYISCDSMAKSEIVVPMLKNGQLLGVLDLDSSVIDDYNAVDRDYLEQFVAILLEKTEWDFTMFEEKA from the coding sequence ATGTTAGATTCAGAAAAACAATCACAATATCAATTGTTAAATGAGGAACTCTCTTATTTACTTGAAGGTGAGAGCAATGTTCTTGCCAATCTTTCAAATGCTAGTGCCCTCCTAAAATCTCGCTTTCCGAATACTGTATTTGCAGGTTTTTATCTGTTTGATGGTAACGAGTTGATTTTAGGGCCTTTTCAGGGTGGTGTTTCTTGTATTCGCATTCCGCTTGGGAAAGGCGTGTGTGGAGAAGCTGCTGAGTTTCAAGAGACTGTTTTGGTTGGCGATGTGAGCACCTATCCAAACTACATTTCTTGTGATAGTATGGCCAAGAGTGAAATCGTGGTTCCCATGCTCAAGAATGGTCAATTGCTGGGTGTCTTAGACCTGGATTCTTCAGTTATTGATGATTACAATGCCGTTGACCGTGATTACTTGGAACAATTTGTCGCTATTTTGCTTGAGAAGACAGAATGGGACTTTACGATGTTTGAGGAGAAAGCCTAA
- the dnaX gene encoding DNA polymerase III subunit gamma/tau produces the protein MYQALYRKYRSQTFSQLVGQEVVAKTLKQAVEQEKISHAYLFSGPRGTGKTSVAKIFAKAMNCPNQVDGEPCNNCYICQAVTEGSLEDVIEMDAASNNGVDEIREIRDKSTYAPSLARYKVYIIDEVHMLSTGAFNALLKTLEEPTQNVIFILATTELHKIPATILSRVQRFEFKSIRTQDITAHIHHILEKENISSEPEAVEIIARRAEGGMRDALSILDQALSLTQGNALTTAISEEITGTISLSALDDYVAALSQQDVSKALDSLNLLFENGKSMTRFVTDLLQYLRDLLVVQTGGENTHHSPVFMDNLALSQESLFEMIRIATVSLADMKASLQPKIYAEMMTIRLAEIKPESALSGAVESEISTLRQEVARLKQELANVGAAPKQVVPVPSRPATSKTVYRVDRNKVQAILQEAVENPDLARQNLIRLQNAWGEVIESLAGPDKALLVGSQPVAANEHHAILAFESNFNAGQTMKRDNLNTMFGNILSQAAGFSPEILAISLEEWKEVRAAFSAKNKSSQADQEVEEESLIPEGFEFLADKVMVEED, from the coding sequence ATGTATCAAGCACTTTATCGAAAATATAGAAGTCAAACTTTTTCACAATTGGTCGGACAAGAGGTTGTGGCTAAAACCCTAAAACAAGCGGTCGAGCAGGAAAAGATTAGTCATGCCTATCTTTTCTCAGGTCCTCGTGGGACTGGGAAGACCAGTGTGGCCAAGATTTTTGCCAAGGCTATGAACTGTCCGAACCAAGTGGACGGAGAACCATGTAATAACTGCTATATCTGTCAGGCTGTGACAGAAGGTAGCTTAGAAGATGTTATCGAAATGGATGCAGCTTCGAATAACGGAGTTGATGAAATCCGTGAAATTCGTGATAAATCTACTTACGCTCCTAGTTTGGCACGTTATAAGGTCTATATCATAGACGAGGTTCATATGTTGTCTACTGGAGCTTTTAATGCGCTTTTGAAGACACTAGAAGAACCAACTCAAAACGTTATCTTTATCTTGGCGACCACCGAATTGCACAAGATTCCAGCAACTATTTTATCGCGTGTCCAACGTTTTGAGTTTAAGTCGATTCGAACGCAAGATATCACAGCACATATTCATCATATTTTAGAAAAAGAAAATATCAGTTCTGAACCAGAGGCTGTGGAAATCATTGCTAGACGAGCTGAAGGTGGAATGCGGGATGCCTTGTCTATTCTGGACCAAGCTTTGAGTTTGACGCAAGGGAATGCTTTAACCACAGCTATCTCTGAGGAGATTACAGGCACCATTAGTCTATCAGCGCTTGATGACTATGTAGCTGCCTTATCTCAGCAGGATGTTTCAAAAGCGCTTGATTCTTTGAATCTTTTGTTTGAAAATGGCAAGAGCATGACTCGTTTTGTGACGGATCTTTTACAGTACTTGCGTGATTTACTAGTTGTTCAGACAGGTGGCGAAAATACTCATCATAGTCCAGTTTTTATGGACAATCTAGCTCTTTCTCAGGAAAGTCTCTTTGAAATGATTCGAATAGCGACTGTGAGTTTGGCGGATATGAAAGCTAGCCTGCAACCTAAGATTTATGCTGAAATGATGACCATTCGTTTAGCTGAGATTAAGCCTGAATCTGCTCTTTCAGGAGCTGTAGAAAGTGAAATTTCTACACTGAGACAGGAAGTCGCTCGTCTCAAACAAGAACTTGCCAATGTTGGAGCAGCTCCTAAACAAGTAGTGCCAGTCCCTAGCCGTCCAGCCACTTCCAAGACAGTCTATCGAGTAGACCGTAATAAAGTTCAGGCTATCCTACAAGAAGCTGTTGAAAATCCTGATTTGGCACGGCAAAACTTGATTCGCCTCCAGAATGCATGGGGAGAAGTGATTGAAAGCTTAGCAGGTCCTGATAAGGCTCTGCTTGTTGGTTCTCAACCAGTTGCGGCCAACGAACACCATGCTATTTTAGCTTTTGAATCTAATTTCAATGCTGGACAAACTATGAAACGGGATAACCTCAATACCATGTTTGGCAATATTCTTAGCCAAGCGGCTGGATTTTCACCTGAAATCCTGGCAATTTCCCTTGAGGAATGGAAAGAGGTTCGTGCAGCATTTTCAGCTAAAAACAAGTCTTCTCAAGCAGATCAAGAGGTAGAAGAAGAAAGTCTAATTCCAGAAGGATTCGAATTTTTGGCTGATAAAGTCATGGTCGAAGAAGACTAA
- a CDS encoding DUF3272 family protein, translated as MTRQQFIVIALFTAAETYFFNEAWMTGRYFMAAFWAILLFRNFRLSYVMGKIVDAIDQHLNHKD; from the coding sequence ATGACTAGACAACAATTTATCGTGATAGCACTATTTACTGCTGCTGAGACTTATTTTTTCAATGAAGCTTGGATGACGGGTCGCTATTTTATGGCAGCCTTTTGGGCCATTCTACTTTTTCGAAATTTTAGGTTAAGTTATGTAATGGGGAAAATAGTAGATGCCATTGATCAGCACCTAAACCACAAGGATTAG
- the sufC gene encoding Fe-S cluster assembly ATPase SufC, producing the protein MSVLEIKDLHVEIEGKEILKGVNLTLKTGEIAAIMGPNGTGKSTLSAAIMGNPNYEVTKGEVLFDGVNILELEVDERARMGLFLAMQYPSEIPGITNAEFLRAAMNAGKEDDEKISVREFITKLDEKMELLNMKEEMAERYLNEGFSGGEKKRNEILQLLMLEPTFALLDEIDSGLDIDALKVVSKGVNAMRGEGFGAMIITHYQRLLNYITPDVVHVMMEGRVVLSGGPELAARLEREGYAKLAEELGYDYKEEL; encoded by the coding sequence ATGTCAGTATTAGAGATCAAAGATCTTCACGTTGAGATTGAAGGAAAAGAAATTTTGAAAGGGGTCAATCTGACTCTGAAAACAGGAGAAATCGCAGCTATCATGGGACCAAATGGTACTGGTAAATCGACTCTTTCTGCAGCTATCATGGGGAACCCTAACTATGAAGTTACCAAAGGTGAGGTTTTATTTGATGGTGTAAACATCCTTGAGTTGGAAGTAGACGAGCGAGCGCGTATGGGACTTTTCCTGGCTATGCAGTACCCATCAGAAATCCCTGGAATCACCAACGCTGAATTTCTTCGTGCAGCCATGAATGCTGGTAAAGAAGATGATGAAAAGATTTCGGTTCGTGAGTTCATCACTAAACTAGACGAGAAAATGGAATTGCTCAACATGAAAGAAGAAATGGCAGAGCGTTACCTCAACGAAGGTTTCTCAGGTGGTGAGAAAAAACGTAATGAAATTCTTCAACTCTTGATGTTGGAACCAACATTTGCCCTTTTGGATGAGATTGACTCAGGTCTTGATATTGACGCCCTTAAAGTTGTGTCTAAAGGTGTCAATGCCATGCGTGGTGAAGGCTTTGGTGCTATGATTATCACTCACTACCAACGTCTCTTGAACTACATCACACCAGACGTGGTCCACGTGATGATGGAAGGTCGTGTTGTCCTTTCTGGTGGTCCAGAATTGGCTGCCCGTTTGGAACGTGAAGGATACGCAAAACTTGCTGAAGAACTTGGCTACGACTACAAGGAAGAATTGTAA
- the sufD gene encoding Fe-S cluster assembly protein SufD, whose protein sequence is MTKENIKLFSEMHAEPSWLADLRQKAFDKIESLELPVIERVKFHRWNLGDGTITESEPSANVPDFTALDNHLKLVQVGTQTVFEQTPVELAEQGVVFTDFHSALEEIPELIEEFFMSSVKYDDDKLAAYHTAYFNSGAVLYIPDNVEITEPIEGIFYQDSDSDVPFNKHILIIAGKNSKISYLERLESRGQGSAKATANITVEVIARSGAQVKFAAIDRLGENVTAYISRRGKLGNDASIDWAIGVMNEGNVVADFDSDLIGNGSHADLKVVALSSGRQVQGIDTRVTNYGCNSIGNILQHGVILEKATLTFNGIGHIIKGAKGADAQQESRVLMLSDQARSDANPILLIDENDVTAGHAASIGQVDPEDMYYLMSRGLDKATAERLVVRGFLGSVIVEIPVKEVRDEMIATIEEKLSKR, encoded by the coding sequence ATGACTAAAGAGAATATTAAACTTTTTTCAGAAATGCACGCTGAACCAAGCTGGTTGGCTGACCTCCGTCAAAAAGCTTTTGATAAGATTGAGAGTTTGGAATTACCAGTTATTGAGCGTGTCAAATTTCACCGTTGGAATCTGGGAGATGGAACCATCACAGAAAGTGAACCTTCAGCAAATGTTCCTGACTTCACGGCTCTAGATAATCACTTGAAGTTGGTGCAAGTAGGAACGCAGACTGTTTTTGAACAAACTCCAGTTGAATTGGCTGAACAAGGAGTAGTCTTTACAGACTTTCACTCAGCTTTAGAAGAAATTCCAGAACTTATCGAGGAATTCTTCATGTCATCAGTTAAGTATGATGACGACAAGTTGGCAGCCTACCACACGGCTTACTTTAACAGTGGTGCTGTTCTCTACATTCCTGATAACGTTGAGATTACAGAGCCAATCGAAGGAATTTTCTACCAAGACAGCGATAGCGATGTGCCATTTAACAAGCATATTCTGATCATTGCAGGTAAAAACTCTAAAATCAGCTACCTTGAACGTCTTGAGTCTCGTGGCCAAGGTAGTGCCAAGGCAACTGCTAATATCACGGTCGAAGTGATTGCTCGTTCAGGTGCGCAAGTGAAATTTGCAGCCATTGACCGTTTAGGTGAAAATGTCACTGCCTATATTAGCCGTCGTGGTAAACTAGGCAACGATGCAAGCATTGACTGGGCAATCGGTGTCATGAACGAAGGAAATGTTGTTGCGGACTTTGATAGCGATTTGATTGGAAATGGTAGCCATGCTGACCTTAAAGTCGTAGCTCTTTCAAGTGGCCGTCAGGTTCAAGGGATTGATACTCGAGTGACTAACTATGGTTGCAACTCTATCGGAAATATCCTCCAACATGGGGTTATCCTTGAAAAAGCAACTTTGACCTTCAATGGTATTGGACACATTATCAAGGGTGCTAAGGGAGCTGATGCGCAGCAAGAAAGTCGTGTTCTCATGCTTTCAGATCAGGCTCGTTCAGATGCCAACCCAATTCTTTTGATTGATGAAAATGACGTAACTGCAGGTCACGCGGCTTCTATCGGACAAGTAGATCCAGAAGATATGTACTACCTCATGAGCCGTGGCTTGGATAAGGCGACTGCTGAGCGTTTGGTTGTTCGTGGTTTCCTTGGCTCCGTAATTGTTGAGATTCCAGTCAAAGAAGTTCGTGATGAAATGATTGCAACGATCGAAGAAAAATTGTCAAAACGCTAA
- a CDS encoding cysteine desulfurase, producing the protein MLDVEAIRKDFPILDQIVNDEPLVYLDNAATTQKPLAVLETINRYYEQDNANVHRGVHTLAERATASYEAARETIRKFINAGSTKEVLFTRGTTTSLNWVARFAEEILTEGDQVLISVMEHHSNIIPWQEACRKTGAELVYVYLKDGALDMDDLRAKLTDKVKFVSIAHASNVLGVVNPIKEITQMAHQVGAIMVVDGAQSTPHMKIDVQDLDVDFFAFSGHKMAGPTGIGVLYGKEKYLEQMSPVEFGGEMIDFVYEQSASWKELPWKFEAGTPNMAGAIGLAAAVDYLEKIGMDAIEAHEQELIAYVYPKLQAIEGLTIYGSQDLAQRSGVIAFNLGDLHPHDLATALDYEGVAVRAGHHCAQPLLQYLEVPATARASFYIYNTKADCDKLVDALQKTKEFFNGTF; encoded by the coding sequence ATGTTAGATGTAGAAGCGATTCGCAAGGATTTTCCAATTTTGGACCAGATTGTCAACGATGAACCTCTGGTCTATCTGGACAATGCTGCGACGACACAAAAACCACTAGCAGTTCTTGAAACGATTAACCGCTACTATGAGCAGGACAATGCCAATGTTCACCGTGGTGTTCATACCTTGGCGGAGCGAGCAACAGCTTCTTATGAAGCTGCTCGTGAAACCATTCGTAAGTTTATCAATGCAGGCTCTACAAAGGAAGTTCTCTTTACCAGAGGAACGACAACCAGTCTTAACTGGGTGGCACGCTTTGCTGAGGAGATTTTGACTGAGGGAGACCAGGTCTTGATTTCTGTCATGGAACACCATTCTAATATCATTCCATGGCAGGAAGCTTGTCGCAAGACTGGGGCAGAGCTTGTCTATGTCTATCTCAAGGATGGAGCTCTGGATATGGATGACTTGAGGGCTAAATTGACTGATAAAGTTAAGTTTGTCTCCATAGCTCACGCCTCAAATGTTCTGGGTGTGGTCAATCCGATTAAAGAAATCACACAAATGGCCCACCAAGTTGGAGCTATCATGGTAGTGGATGGTGCTCAATCTACGCCTCATATGAAGATTGATGTCCAGGACTTGGATGTGGACTTCTTCGCCTTTTCAGGTCACAAGATGGCTGGTCCGACTGGCATCGGTGTGCTTTACGGTAAAGAAAAGTATCTGGAACAAATGTCTCCAGTTGAATTTGGCGGTGAGATGATTGATTTCGTCTATGAGCAATCTGCTAGTTGGAAGGAATTGCCTTGGAAATTTGAGGCTGGAACGCCAAATATGGCAGGTGCTATCGGACTTGCTGCAGCAGTGGATTATCTGGAAAAGATTGGCATGGATGCCATTGAAGCGCATGAACAAGAATTGATTGCATACGTCTATCCAAAATTGCAGGCCATTGAAGGCTTGACCATTTATGGTTCGCAGGACCTGGCTCAACGTTCAGGTGTCATTGCTTTTAACTTAGGGGATCTTCATCCCCATGACCTAGCTACAGCACTTGATTATGAAGGAGTAGCAGTTCGAGCCGGTCACCATTGCGCCCAACCTTTGCTCCAATATTTGGAAGTCCCAGCAACAGCTCGTGCAAGTTTTTATATCTACAATACCAAGGCAGATTGTGACAAACTAGTCGATGCCCTACAAAAGACAAAGGAGTTTTTTAATGGCACTTTCTAA
- the sufU gene encoding Fe-S cluster assembly sulfur transfer protein SufU → MALSKLDSLYMAVVADHSKNPHRQGKLEDAEQISLNNPTCGDVINLSVKFDAEDRLEDIAFLNSGCTISTASASMMTDAVLGKSKQEILELATIFSEMVQGQKDDRQDQLGDAAFLSGVAKFPQRIKCATLAWNALKKTIENQEKQ, encoded by the coding sequence ATGGCACTTTCTAAACTAGATAGCCTTTATATGGCAGTGGTGGCAGACCATTCGAAAAATCCACATCGCCAAGGGAAGCTGGAAGATGCTGAGCAAATCAGCCTCAATAATCCAACCTGTGGGGATGTTATCAACCTCTCTGTCAAGTTTGATGCAGAGGACCGTTTGGAAGATATTGCTTTTCTAAATTCAGGATGCACGATTTCAACTGCCTCTGCTAGTATGATGACAGATGCTGTTTTGGGCAAGAGCAAACAAGAAATTCTAGAACTTGCAACCATCTTTTCTGAAATGGTTCAAGGTCAAAAGGATGACCGCCAAGACCAACTTGGAGACGCGGCTTTCTTATCAGGTGTTGCCAAATTCCCACAACGGATTAAGTGTGCAACTCTAGCTTGGAATGCCCTTAAGAAAACAATTGAAAATCAAGAAAAACAGTAA
- the sufB gene encoding Fe-S cluster assembly protein SufB codes for MAEERVEPKPIDLGEYKFGFHDDVEPVLSTGKGLNEEVIRELSAAKGEPEWMLEFRLKSYETFKKMPMQTWGADLSEIDFDDLIYYQKPSDKPARSWDEVPEKIKETFERIGIPEAERAYLAGASAQYESEVVYHNMKEEFEKLGIIFTDTDSALKEYPDLFKQYFAKLVPPTDNKLAALNSAVWSGGTFIYVPKGVKVDIPLQTYFRINNENTGQFERTLIIVDEGASVHYVEGCTAPTYSSNSLHAAIVEIFALDGAYMRYTTIQNWSDNVYNLVTKRAKALKDATVEWIDGNLGAKTTMKYPSVYLDGEGARGTMLSIAFANAGQHQDTGAKMIHNAPHTSSSIVSKSIAKGGGKVDYRGQVTFNKNSKKSVSHIECDTIIMDDLSASDTIPFNEIHNSQVALEHEAKVSKISEEQLYYLMSRGLSESEATEMIVMGFVEPFTKELPMEYAVELNRLISYEMEGSVG; via the coding sequence ATGGCTGAAGAAAGAGTAGAACCAAAACCAATTGACCTTGGTGAATATAAATTTGGTTTCCATGACGATGTAGAGCCTGTCTTATCGACAGGAAAAGGATTGAACGAAGAAGTCATTCGCGAATTATCAGCTGCTAAGGGAGAACCTGAGTGGATGTTAGAATTCCGTTTGAAGTCTTATGAAACCTTCAAAAAAATGCCTATGCAAACCTGGGGAGCAGACTTGTCAGAGATTGACTTTGATGACTTGATCTACTACCAAAAACCTTCTGATAAACCAGCCCGTTCTTGGGATGAAGTTCCTGAAAAAATCAAAGAAACCTTTGAACGTATCGGTATTCCAGAAGCTGAACGTGCTTATCTAGCAGGTGCCTCTGCCCAGTACGAGTCAGAAGTGGTATACCACAACATGAAGGAAGAGTTTGAGAAGTTAGGAATTATCTTTACAGATACGGATTCTGCCCTCAAGGAATACCCAGACTTGTTTAAACAATACTTTGCGAAGTTGGTACCACCGACTGATAACAAGTTGGCGGCCCTCAACTCAGCAGTATGGTCGGGTGGAACCTTTATCTACGTGCCAAAAGGTGTCAAGGTAGATATTCCACTTCAAACCTACTTCCGTATCAACAACGAAAATACAGGTCAGTTCGAACGTACCTTGATTATCGTTGATGAGGGAGCAAGCGTCCACTACGTAGAAGGCTGTACAGCGCCAACTTATTCAAGTAACAGCTTGCACGCTGCCATTGTAGAAATTTTCGCTTTGGACGGAGCTTATATGCGTTATACAACCATCCAAAACTGGTCTGATAATGTCTATAACTTGGTAACAAAACGTGCCAAAGCTTTGAAAGATGCAACTGTTGAGTGGATCGATGGAAACTTAGGTGCCAAAACAACTATGAAATACCCATCTGTTTACCTAGATGGAGAAGGAGCACGTGGTACCATGCTTTCAATCGCCTTTGCTAACGCAGGGCAACATCAGGATACTGGTGCCAAGATGATCCACAACGCCCCACATACAAGCTCGTCTATCGTGTCTAAATCCATCGCTAAAGGCGGAGGAAAGGTGGACTACCGTGGACAAGTAACCTTTAACAAGAACTCTAAGAAATCTGTTTCCCACATCGAGTGTGATACCATTATCATGGATGACTTATCAGCTTCAGATACCATTCCATTTAATGAAATTCATAACTCGCAAGTTGCATTGGAACACGAAGCCAAAGTATCTAAGATTTCAGAAGAACAACTATACTACCTCATGAGCCGTGGTTTGTCAGAATCTGAGGCAACAGAGATGATCGTTATGGGGTTTGTCGAACCCTTCACAAAAGAACTTCCAATGGAATACGCAGTTGAGCTTAACCGCTTGATTAGTTATGAAATGGAAGGATCTGTCGGATAA